A segment of the Catenuloplanes nepalensis genome:
TGTCGCTGCTGATCGCGATGTTCCCGCAGGTCTCGCTGGTCTCGCCGCTCTTCGAGATCGAGCGCCGGCTCGGCCTCTTCGACACCTGGCCGGGGCTGATCCTGCCGTACATCACGTTCGCGCTGCCGCTGGCGATCTACACGCTCTCCGCGTTCTTCAAACAGATCCCGTGGGACCTGGAGAAGGCCGCGAAGATGGACGGCGCCACCCAGGCGCAGGCGTTCCGCCGGGTGATCGCGCCGCTGGCCGCGCCGGGCGTGTTCACCACCGCGATCCTGGTCTTCATCTTCTGCTGGAACGACTTCCTGTTCGCGATCTCGCTGACCTCCACCGAGCGGTCCCGCACGGTGCCGGTCGCGCTGTCGTTCTTCACCGGCGAGTCCCAGTTCGAGGATCCGACCGGCGCGATCTCCGCGGCCGCCGTGGTGATCACGATCCCGATCATTCTGTTCGTGCTGTTCTTCCAGCGTCGCATCGTCTCGGGTCTGACGAACGGCGCGGTCAAGGGGTGATGGTCAATGGCTGAGATAGTTCTCGACAGGATCGGCAAGCAGTACCC
Coding sequences within it:
- a CDS encoding carbohydrate ABC transporter permease, which translates into the protein MTAVVENRVSKESRVSKETRAKISWGLLDVVVVVFALFPVLWIASLSFKTPDTLTDGNFVPREWTLDNYRVIFTTDQFVRALVNSIGIALIATAVAVVLGTMAAYAIARLDFPGKGLLVGVSLLIAMFPQVSLVSPLFEIERRLGLFDTWPGLILPYITFALPLAIYTLSAFFKQIPWDLEKAAKMDGATQAQAFRRVIAPLAAPGVFTTAILVFIFCWNDFLFAISLTSTERSRTVPVALSFFTGESQFEDPTGAISAAAVVITIPIILFVLFFQRRIVSGLTNGAVKG